In Mytilus trossulus isolate FHL-02 chromosome 14, PNRI_Mtr1.1.1.hap1, whole genome shotgun sequence, a genomic segment contains:
- the LOC134697230 gene encoding CCR4-NOT transcription complex subunit 7-like, whose protein sequence is MPSIAHTEYGIKDVWQNNMEEEFRKIRHVVQKYRYVAMDTEFPGVVARPIGEFRNAADFQYQLLRCNVDLLKIIQCGITFLDENGDTPSPISTWQFNFKYSLVEDMFAQESIDLLQNSGIQFKKHEEEGIEVYEFAELLMTSGIVLSENVKWLSFHSGYDFGYLLKLLTDQPLPSEESEFFEYLRIYFPNIYDVKYLMKSCKNLKGGLQEVAEQLEIERIGPQHQAGSDSLLTGAAFFKMREMFFEDNIDDAKYCGHLYGLGTSYVQNGTGYDNNVFGTTNHNSVTPHDETNSVSSNS, encoded by the exons ATGCCATCTATAGCACACACAGAATATGGAATTAAAGATGTCTGGCAAAACAACATGGAAGAGGAGTTTAGGAAGATACGCCATGTTGTACAAAAATACAGATATGTTGCCATG GACACAGAATTTCCTGGAGTTGTAGCACGGCCGATAGGAGAGTTTAGGAATGCTGCAGATTTCCAGTACCAGTTATTAAGATGTAATGTAGACTTACTCAAGATCATACAGTGTGGTATAACATTTTTAGACGAGAATGGCGATACACCATCACCCATATCAACATGGCAGTTTAACTTCAAATATAGTTTAGT GGAAGACATGTTTGCACAAGAATCAATAGATTTACTACAGAATTCTGGGATACAGTTTAAGAAACATGAAGAGGAAGGCATTGAAGTGTATGAATTTGCTGAGTTGTTAATGACATCTGGTATAGTGCTAAGTGAAAATGTCAAGTGGTTGTCATTTCACAG TGGATATGATTTTGGATATTTATTGAAGTTATTAACAGATCAGCCTTTACCATCAGAAGAATCAGAATTCTTTGAATATTTGCGGATTTACTTCCCTAATATTTAtgatgttaaatatttaatgaaaagcTGTAAAAACTTAAAAGGAGGTTTACAAGAGGTAGCGGAACAGTTAGAG ATTGAAAGAATAGGTCCCCAGCATCAAGCAGGAAGTGACAGTTTATTAACAGGGGCagcattttttaaaatgagaGAG atgttttttgaaGATAACATAGACGATGCTAAATATTGTGGTCATTTATATGGACTTGGTACATCTTATGTTCAAAATGGGACAGGTTACGATAATAATGTGTTTGGTACAACAAATCATAATTCTGTGACGCCACACGACGAAACGAACTCTGTATCAAGTAATTCATAG